The sequence below is a genomic window from Humulus lupulus chromosome 3, drHumLupu1.1, whole genome shotgun sequence.
acggcgtgggtGCGGCGGTGCTTGAGCTCACGATCTCCGAGTAATATATATGTGCTCTTTTGGTGGCTGACCTTGCCATTCGTGGTGGACGCAGTCTTCGTATGagggtattaatttttttacagtGTTTAATTTTCATATGTTGTTTACCACATCAAATGTTTGTTCTTGAATCTAGGTATATCTTCTTTTTGAATCTTGTTATTATCTGTGGATTTCTTGAATCTGAGTATTGTATATTGAGTAAGTAAGAAAAtgttatgctcaatattatttGTCAGGCCACCTGTTCCGGACTTGGGTAATAATGCTATGATGGATGATTGGGTCAAGTAGTTTGAGGAGCTTGCTGGCTCTCAGGTACTTCTCTATTTCAATCATTTGGGTGTTGAAATTATTTTGTGATGAAATTATTTGAAAGTGTTTGTACGTTGAATTGTTGATGTTGCATTCAAGGTTTATTGATGTGTTTGTTTTTGTTGCAGGAAAAGTTGGCATATTTTAGAATAAAAGAGCTTAAGGATGTTCTCACTCACTTAGGTCTTTCAAAGCAGGGGAAGAAGCAGGTGAGCTGGTGCCGAGCTGtcttgtttgttgtttttctatTATTACCACTTATGTTAGATTGACAACAATAACCTCTAAGTGTGTACTATATTATGACAATTTTTAATCTAGGCTATTAGGGATTTTAACTTGCTCAAGTGTTGCAAGTTATTGTTTGTTATTTGTTTCATATTTAAGAGTTTTATGGCTTTTACATCTGAAAGATGCATGATTTGCTTCTAAATGTTGTAGTTCATGGAGCTTTGAGGTGCTGGGCTCTTCTCTCTGATGACTTGGACGATAAAGTGATGCCCACATTAGTACCTGTTTTGTTCCCATGCTTGCTTACTATTGTTTCATCCACTCAGGTTTGTTTGTGTTATATTTTGGTTCCCATTTTGGCAGCTCTTTAGAATCCTATATTGAGTGTATTTtgatgttttttaattttaattttattttattttttaaggggTGTTATTTAAGGAAATCTGAAATAAGCATAAATAGTCAATTATGCTTTTGAGTTCACATTAGTATTTGCACATGTGCATAACAATGTTAATTTTGAGTCATTTGCTTTATTGAACAAATGAGTGAGGTAAAGAGGCCAAATGAATGAGAATTTTATGTCAAAACTTCGCGAGGAATTTGATGGTTCAAGTAAAAGTTTAAATTGCTTACCAAATGACTGAATCGTACTTGCATTTTTGTCTGTTTGCAATCTCTGGGCatcttatttatttctttagCTAAAGGTGGGTAATATGCATAGTGATTAGTAGTCCTTAAGGAAGGGACTTCTATATTACAGGAGAGAGCTATGCAGGTGATTAACCTTCAAACTCGTTTTATGTTGATTTAATGGATTAAGCTGTGTAGGCATTAGTAACAAGTATCTCAAAATTCATTTGTTGAATTCATGTTTGAGCCAATCTGTTCTCCAATTTCTTCATACTAATTATATTTTATGCACACGTATATTCATATATCATCAATACTTTGTTTGAATTGTGGTTTTCTTTGTGGGCATCTATGTACTAGGACATTATGTTCCTCAGCTGAGCCAGGCAATTGTAAAACACAActctgcaacaaaggaaaaagCCATTAATCTGAAGGGTTATATGGTACTTGTTATATGGTAATTATTCTCtataacatatttttattatCCTCATGAGTTGAATATATAGTTATATGCGTGCTATATTAGAATGGGGTATTAGACATTTGATAGTCTACCTTTCTTTTATGCACCACACCTTACATACAACTTTTTCAGCATAAGCTCTTTGATAATATTTTCGTAAGGGTGACATTTTTTCTGTTCAGAGTTTTATTTCTACTACCATGCTATATGTTATAGGACTAGTCATCTTTAGCTAACTTCCGTGAGCATCAAGTTTCCATCTGTGTTGGACCCTCATGTCTAATCACTAAAAATATTCAACTTCAGTTACTGTAGAGGAAGGTTGGTTGTTAAAGTTCTATTGATTTCTATTTAGGAACTCATAGATTGTAATTATTATCCTAATTATTTGCATATATGGTTCTTTTCCAAGCAAAAGTGCAAAATATGGGTTATTATTTCATGTTTAATGCCAGACTACAAAGCCCCACAGCCTCATCTCCATAAGGGGCCTGTGTGCTTTTGCTGGTCACATAATACAGGAATTTCAACGAGTGTTTATACAATGTGAGGTTGTATAAGTTATTTGTGTTTTAAGTAAAATTTGAATATATCTTTTTCTTACCTTTATTATACTACTTGAAGAACATGGAACAACTTAAATTCTACCTGTCACATTTGTTTAGGTGAGTATCAATGTGTTTCACATATTAAAAGTTAGAACATTATATACTCCTTACTTTTACTGGTTATAAATGCCAAACTTATCTAATGTATTGTTCGTGTTTCATCTTTTAACATTCTGTTTGATATATTGGACCAACAACTTCCTTCCACATTTTCAGGGATCTGGTATATTGTGGAACAAGTATGATTTTCCTGTATTCTTGCTCTCGGAGAGTAGTACGAAGACCATCCAAGAGGTAGTAAGTGTCATTTCATTTGGTTTTCATTTTGTACCGTCCACTGAAGAAGTGAAACCACTTTTAAAAGAAAAAGTCTAGTTATTTCAATTTTCATATTAATGGACTGTATttaattgttgttgatgtttgcCCCCCCAACCACAAGACAATTTTTTGGCAGctttagtttattgttaataaACTTTTTGATGTCACTCATATGCAGGTTTCTGAAGAAATTTTGAAGAGACAGAGATCTTATACCACTGTTGTGGCTGAGTTTGATCTTGTGATGCAGGTAGCTTGTTTGTTTTTAACTTTCTAGTGCATTTTATTGACTTTATCTCGCAGACATTTTTTGGTTGTTGGCTTAATGATGTTTTCAAGGAATCTGTGATACATTTGTTTTGATTAGACAGTGAAAGCTGGAACTCGTGATTCAGAATCTTGTTTGAAAGAGGAGACCTGCCTTCCATTAGGGGGATACAGGTAACTCATTTTGCATTTGTTGGTATCCATAATGAAGTCTAACAGCTCTAAATGTGGTTCACGATTTGTATTTGTGTCTCATCTCTCTTTTGAGTTCGAAATCTGACTTGTATTTTAGAATGTAGTCCTTATTCTCATTGGCTTGGTTTTCATTTTCTTTCTTATtagattttatattattatatgtaaatatatatatgtgtgtgtgtgtgtgtgtatttatTGTTTTGAGTGGGGAAGATTTCATGGGATTCTTTTTCTCAGTTTTATTTGTACAGGGGAGGTCAAAAGAATATGTATGTTGGTCTATAGTTGAGCTTTGTAGGATTCAAATCTTTGATGCTGAAACTTACTTCCATCAACTTTCAGTGTTTGAAACACATATTTAGAAGATCAACACATTTCTTCTTATCTTTATTCTTTTGACCTTCCTAAATTACTTTGAATTTAACTATTGCTCATAATTATGAAGGGCAGTGTTTGGTCATCACTTCCTCCGCTTAATATCTCCTCCTTAGATCAGGGTAAGCCTATTATATTGACTGTGGCGTCAATGGATTCAGCTTCATTTTTCCGTGACAAAAGCCTTGGTGCAGACTCCCCAATATCAGTAAGTTTTAAGTCTTATCATGTTGCTTTCCATGTTGAAATGTGATATTACATCTCTGAAGTTTAGGAAACCCTTAATTAACATTTTTGTGGAATGATTTTAGGGCATGATTGCACTCTTGGCAGCGGGCGATGCACTATCACATTTGGAGGCTTTCCATGACCTTAATAAAAAGGTGAGTGAGATGTATATAAGAGTTCCTTTAAAAAAAAGTGCTTATAAGAGTTCCTTGATATAGTGCCTtcgtaatgttttttttttcttccatataTGGGAAGACATTGTTCTAGTGGCTTTGTCGTCTCTTAACTTGGCAAAAAAGTATTTTCTTTTTCAGTGATCACATTTTCATCAATCCGATTTATGAAGACTGTACTATATTTAAGTGATTGTGTGTTATCTTATTCATTGTCTTTATATTGCTTGTCTTGATTTTAATAGTATATGATTTTCAATACGTCTTTAGACATGTAAGTGGGGCCTCTCCTTATTACACTTGTCCCTCTTAGGCAATGTAACAGCTCTATAATAAAAGGCTAACATCCTCGCATCTATACTGCATGCTGAGGTTGTCTTTGATGTTATCTGCCCAATCCATTATTTAGTTATTCTTGTTGGTTTAAAGAGAGAAAACTGttcacttcattaaaaaaatgtactagaaaaaatataaataataaggcAACAAAGGATGTGCCTGCACTTCTGTTTTGtcatttgttttattaaaatGTAGGAATCTTCTTTTCAATCTCTGTTCTGCAATTTTTTTTCCATTGTATTGAAGCATTTATCTATCTCATTTCAACATTTCATATTTAAGGTGTAAAATTTGAGCCTCTCTCTGTCATTTTAGATTTTCTCTAGAAATCCaagtctcatctttttttttttctgcaattttggGTAAAATCTGAATCTGAATCTCATATTATAATTGTTGCTCTCTCTATAAAATTGTCTACTATATTCATATCTATATTCATATTTTATTACTTctcttacttttatttttgttataatattatgCTAACTTCATACACAATTTAACTGTTAGAATACTTAATTTATTGTATGTGAAACTCAAGCAAAAATTTCTTCTATACCTCTTCTACTGCCTTATCTTTACAGGGTTGTATGAACTCATTATTAACTTGTTAAAACAGTAAAATACAAATATGCTGAAACATATTGATATACATTCACTGTATTCTCTAATGGCAGCAAGTTGTTtgacaagtttgattttatttgcattgtattctcttttcttatttatagctttggtaagttatagtttatatgatagttatgggattggctttgcattcacttgttatattatttatttattttagttttcatcttgcagttgttcccaagctttgtttgaatcttcattttgttttctattatgcttaTTTATATTTGGATTTCTGAATTCTGTTTTGTTCATGTTGATTATAGTCAGTAATGATTTAAATGGGGCTAATTGTATGTTAGGTTTGTGGCATCAGCTCTCCAAACCTGACtgcttatctttctctatttatttttcagAGAGTTTGAACAAGTTCCCTCGAAGGACTAGTACTCcatctggggttcatagtcaagcacaacaatctgaagaacagctacaacaacagcaacaatagCATTAGCAGCAACAACATCATCCAAACTatagtttgaagtaaaaaatgttcaagattataaaactttattatgttatgctttcaaacttaagttagaactaatatcttatgaagtagacacattcatggtttgaattagttattttttaatgtaatacttatagtttatcaatctattgagaattacattttatgattaattttgttttttttttttatcaaaatacaataatgaagatcttttaattaaaaaaaaccatataagtatacttattaaaataaaatttaaaatatattatccacactaaagtaacaaaattttattactatatgttacgatttaaaaacatattataagcgaaacaaatcgttatgatatatataatataacaaactaaaaatgttatcaaaataattaaatgtaacagttgaaaagtgttatgaaaaaagtacaagattaaacttcaaatttataaccaaaaactctatctaaatgttattatttgaatattatagcacctaaaaatgtgttattgaatagtttaagataacaccgaacataacattcaaaaactgttatagaaaagactggacttttaataacaggggctatgttagcattttcagaaatgctatcaatagtcccggatagcagtttttaagtgttatgaatactgttt
It includes:
- the LOC133824479 gene encoding nicastrin-like; amino-acid sequence: MPNLSNVLFVFHLLTFCLIYWTNNFLPHFQGSGILWNKYDFPVFLLSESSTKTIQEVSEEILKRQRSYTTVVAEFDLVMQTVKAGTRDSESCLKEETCLPLGGYSVWSSLPPLNISSLDQGKPIILTVASMDSASFFRDKSLGADSPISGMIALLAAGDALSHLEAFHDLNKKYMIFNTSLDM